In Kineococcus sp. NBC_00420, a single genomic region encodes these proteins:
- a CDS encoding LLM class flavin-dependent oxidoreductase, with amino-acid sequence MSSLVLSVLDLAPIAPGESAGESIAASVALAQTAEAHGYRRVWYAEHHNMPSIASSAPAVMISHIGAKTTSIRLGAGGVMLPNHSPLAIAEQFGTLEAMYPGRIDLGLGRAPGSDEATTYALRRDPAASAQFPEDVAELRAYFAGQSRVPGVDAVPGTGLKVPLYVLGSSTFGAHLAAALGLPYAFASHFAPQQLGAAVAAYRNEFRPSEQLAEPHVIAGVNVVAADTTDAARESFAGVQRRFATSLFGRGRTFSEAEVDILMETAAGQHVRQMQAYAAVGTPTEVRSYLEEFAASTGADELIVAHQALSTEARLRSVQLTAEALQPVGV; translated from the coding sequence ATGTCGTCGCTCGTGCTCTCGGTCCTGGACCTCGCCCCCATCGCACCCGGGGAGTCGGCGGGCGAGAGCATCGCCGCGAGCGTCGCGCTCGCCCAGACGGCGGAGGCCCACGGCTACCGACGGGTCTGGTACGCCGAGCACCACAACATGCCGTCCATCGCGTCGTCCGCTCCTGCGGTGATGATCTCGCACATCGGTGCGAAGACGACGTCGATCCGCCTCGGCGCGGGTGGGGTCATGCTCCCCAACCACTCGCCGCTGGCCATCGCCGAGCAGTTCGGCACCCTCGAGGCGATGTACCCGGGGCGCATCGACCTCGGTCTGGGTCGCGCGCCCGGCTCGGACGAGGCGACGACGTACGCGTTGCGCCGTGACCCCGCGGCCTCTGCCCAGTTCCCCGAGGACGTCGCCGAACTGCGCGCCTACTTCGCGGGCCAGTCGCGCGTCCCCGGGGTCGACGCGGTCCCCGGGACGGGACTGAAGGTCCCCCTCTACGTCCTGGGCTCCTCGACGTTCGGCGCGCACCTGGCCGCCGCGCTCGGTCTGCCCTACGCCTTCGCCTCGCACTTCGCCCCGCAGCAACTCGGTGCGGCGGTCGCGGCGTACCGCAACGAGTTCCGCCCCTCCGAGCAGCTCGCCGAGCCCCACGTCATCGCCGGTGTGAACGTCGTGGCCGCCGACACCACCGACGCGGCCCGCGAGTCCTTCGCCGGGGTGCAGCGCCGGTTCGCGACGTCGCTCTTCGGCCGCGGCCGCACGTTCAGCGAGGCCGAGGTCGACATCCTCATGGAGACCGCTGCGGGCCAGCACGTCCGCCAGATGCAGGCGTACGCGGCAGTCGGTACCCCCACCGAGGTGCGCAGCTACCTCGAGGAGTTCGCCGCCTCCACCGGCGCCGACGAACTCATCGTCGCCCACCAGGCGCTCTCGACCGAAGCGCGGCTGCGTTCGGTGCAGCTGACCGCCGAGGCGCTGCAGCCCGTGGGTGTGTGA
- a CDS encoding hydantoinase/oxoprolinase family protein, whose translation MRIGIDVGGTNTDAVLLGDAGEVLAAVKTATTSDVSGGIVAALATLQGKHAFDPIGVRAVMIGTTHFINALVEARRLAPTAALRLGLPATASLPPMVDWPERLVEAVHGRAYLAHGGHEFDGRKISDLDEDELRRHAADMAAHGVRSLAITSVFSPVSAEFELRAAEVIAAELPEMAISLSHEIGRIGLLERENATVVNAALRELAAGIVDGLTASVLGAGILAPIYLSQNDGTLMDVEHARRYPVSTFASGPTNSMRGAAVLSGVGNCAVIDVGGTTSDVGVLTRGFPREATTEVSVAGIRTNFRMPDVLSIGIGGGSLVTGTPDSAAVGSRSVGYRLTEEALVFGGSTLTATDIAVAAGRADIGDASLVAHLDRSLVRAALERIAADVADAVDRMRTSSAPLPVVAVGGGSVLLPDVLAGSGEVLRPENFAVANAIGAAIAQVSGEVDRVFTIEPGRRHEVLDAARAEAVERAVAAGATPNSVEVLEVDEVPLPYLPGGATRIRVKAVGDLQLHGARAGAPEVAGV comes from the coding sequence ATGCGCATCGGCATCGACGTCGGCGGCACGAACACCGACGCGGTCCTGCTCGGCGACGCGGGCGAGGTCCTCGCCGCCGTGAAGACGGCCACCACCTCCGACGTCTCCGGCGGCATCGTCGCGGCTCTCGCGACGCTGCAGGGCAAGCACGCCTTCGACCCGATCGGCGTCCGGGCGGTGATGATCGGCACGACGCACTTCATCAACGCCCTCGTCGAAGCCCGGCGACTGGCCCCCACCGCCGCCCTGCGGCTCGGACTACCGGCGACGGCCTCGCTGCCGCCGATGGTCGACTGGCCGGAACGGCTCGTCGAGGCCGTCCACGGTCGCGCCTACCTCGCCCACGGCGGGCACGAGTTCGACGGCCGGAAGATCTCCGACCTCGACGAGGACGAACTGCGCCGGCACGCCGCCGACATGGCCGCCCACGGGGTGCGCAGCCTCGCGATCACCTCGGTGTTCTCCCCCGTCAGCGCCGAGTTCGAACTCCGCGCCGCCGAGGTCATCGCGGCGGAACTCCCGGAGATGGCGATCTCGCTCTCGCACGAGATCGGTCGCATCGGCCTGCTCGAACGGGAGAACGCGACCGTGGTCAACGCCGCCCTGCGCGAGCTCGCGGCCGGGATCGTCGACGGCCTGACGGCGTCCGTCCTCGGCGCGGGCATCCTCGCCCCGATCTACCTCAGCCAGAACGACGGCACGCTCATGGACGTCGAGCACGCCCGCCGCTACCCCGTCTCGACGTTCGCCTCCGGGCCGACGAACTCGATGCGTGGGGCCGCGGTCCTCAGCGGGGTCGGGAACTGCGCCGTGATCGACGTCGGGGGCACGACGTCCGACGTCGGCGTGCTCACCCGGGGTTTCCCGCGGGAGGCCACCACCGAGGTGAGCGTGGCCGGCATCCGGACGAACTTCCGGATGCCCGACGTCCTCTCCATCGGGATCGGCGGCGGCAGCCTGGTCACCGGTACCCCGGACTCCGCCGCGGTCGGGTCACGGTCCGTCGGGTACCGGCTGACCGAGGAGGCGCTCGTCTTCGGTGGGTCCACCCTCACCGCGACCGACATCGCCGTGGCCGCCGGGCGCGCCGACATCGGCGACGCGTCCCTCGTGGCGCACCTCGACCGTTCCCTCGTGCGGGCCGCGCTCGAGCGCATCGCGGCCGACGTGGCCGACGCCGTGGACCGGATGCGCACGTCGTCCGCTCCCCTGCCCGTCGTGGCGGTGGGAGGAGGTTCCGTCCTGCTCCCCGATGTGCTGGCCGGCAGCGGTGAGGTCCTGCGACCGGAGAACTTCGCGGTCGCGAACGCCATCGGTGCCGCGATCGCCCAGGTGAGCGGTGAGGTGGACCGCGTGTTCACGATCGAACCCGGCCGTCGCCACGAGGTCCTCGACGCCGCCCGCGCCGAGGCCGTCGAACGGGCCGTGGCCGCCGGGGCCACCCCGAACTCCGTCGAGGTCCTGGAGGTCGACGAGGTGCCGTTGCCGTACCTTCCCGGTGGGGCCACCCGCATCCGGGTCAAGGCCGTCGGGGACCTGCAGCTGCACGGGGCGCGGGCCGGAGCGCCGGAGGTGGCCGGTGTCTGA
- a CDS encoding PucR family transcriptional regulator, translating into MLPLASLLDLPGWRGRVRVLGGSPTGRRVGSVVLVTDRVEPRVGVLVATASDPAAEGSAWRLDALLRRAADAGAGAVLLPTTTDLPAPTRLLCSRLEVCVLGSEGSFLELLTEAAVALAAPEVVRARTVLRVHTGLASGRGDGPARLVTLVAEALGVPVAVLDRGGQHLEGSPQEAGLAIPRPGEAVPQRAVLAGGTTLAQPVLLPGIPGVQRWLVAWVPNERDDVGETAADCLVAGAVALAGRLAMDRLVLERDARARTALLADVLRGGDDASALLRRRAAATGWPLDGWHVGVHVSTGDGVDNAGLRADALAAFAATGTELVLVEQDSGWTGWWTAPREPSAEQVRTLAASLRAGHRELQGSTGCATGVGRPHPGPGGIAATLAEASDAARLAGNRPERGRFLHVDQLGVAQTLLAWTRTNTFEPAAQSLLAPLGAPDGELVRTLAAYLDAESSVTETAAVLGVHRNTVAARTARVEQLLHVDLGDPDQRLALHLACRALTT; encoded by the coding sequence ATGCTCCCGCTGGCCTCGCTGCTGGACCTGCCGGGCTGGCGTGGCCGGGTCCGTGTCCTCGGTGGCAGTCCGACCGGGCGACGGGTCGGGTCGGTCGTGCTGGTGACCGATCGGGTCGAGCCTCGGGTGGGGGTCCTGGTGGCGACCGCGTCCGACCCGGCCGCGGAAGGCAGCGCCTGGCGGCTGGACGCCCTGCTGCGACGGGCGGCCGACGCCGGAGCCGGCGCGGTGCTGCTGCCCACGACGACGGACCTGCCGGCGCCGACGCGGTTGCTGTGCTCACGACTGGAGGTCTGCGTCCTCGGCTCGGAGGGGTCCTTCCTGGAGCTGCTGACGGAGGCCGCGGTCGCGCTGGCCGCCCCCGAGGTGGTCCGGGCGCGCACGGTGCTCCGGGTCCACACCGGGCTGGCCTCGGGCCGCGGGGACGGACCCGCCCGGCTCGTCACCCTGGTCGCGGAGGCCCTCGGGGTCCCGGTGGCCGTGCTGGACCGGGGCGGTCAGCACCTCGAGGGTTCCCCGCAGGAGGCCGGGCTGGCGATCCCCCGGCCCGGTGAGGCGGTGCCGCAGCGGGCGGTCCTGGCCGGCGGTACCACCCTCGCGCAGCCGGTGCTGCTGCCCGGCATCCCGGGGGTGCAGCGGTGGCTGGTGGCCTGGGTGCCGAACGAACGGGACGACGTCGGCGAGACCGCGGCCGACTGCCTCGTCGCCGGCGCGGTCGCCCTGGCCGGTCGGCTCGCGATGGACCGGCTGGTCCTCGAACGCGACGCCCGCGCCCGGACAGCCCTCCTCGCCGACGTCCTGCGGGGCGGGGACGACGCCTCGGCACTCCTGCGTCGTCGCGCGGCGGCCACCGGGTGGCCGCTGGACGGCTGGCACGTCGGCGTCCACGTCAGCACGGGTGACGGCGTCGACAACGCCGGGCTGCGGGCGGACGCGCTGGCGGCGTTCGCGGCGACGGGGACGGAACTCGTGCTCGTGGAACAGGACTCGGGCTGGACGGGGTGGTGGACGGCGCCCCGGGAACCGAGCGCGGAACAGGTCCGGACGTTGGCCGCGTCGTTGCGGGCCGGGCACCGCGAGCTGCAGGGGTCCACGGGGTGCGCGACCGGGGTGGGCCGTCCGCACCCCGGACCGGGTGGGATCGCAGCGACCCTGGCCGAGGCCTCGGACGCGGCCCGACTGGCCGGGAACCGTCCGGAACGGGGGCGGTTCCTGCACGTCGACCAGTTGGGGGTGGCCCAGACGTTGCTCGCCTGGACCCGGACGAACACGTTCGAACCTGCGGCGCAGAGCCTGCTGGCGCCCCTCGGGGCCCCGGACGGTGAACTCGTGCGGACGCTCGCGGCCTACCTCGACGCGGAGTCGTCGGTGACGGAGACGGCGGCCGTCCTGGGCGTGCACCGCAACACCGTCGCGGCGCGGACCGCGCGCGTCGAGCAGTTGCTGCACGTGGACCTCGGCGACCCCGACCAGCGGTTGGCGCTGCACCTCGCCTGCCGCGCGCTCACCACCTGA
- a CDS encoding DUF917 domain-containing protein, which produces MLLTASDVPALVRGAALFGSGGGGDTQDTAILLSRSMGQGVELLDPEHAPDDTVVVPVGLVGATIVLAEELPGGAEFTTALRAVERWTGTRAQALASIEAAGANALTALLVATDVGLPVVDVDLCGRALPRLDQFSIAVDGLPLTPLVLCPPGGSLVVLDHARPAQVERTVRSVLGSSGGWAAVAFPPMSLEVLRRSGTPTTTRRCLDVGRRLLDLPEAAAPARLEAATGGRVLGAGRVVEVVRSSARGFGRGSLTLRDRRTSGLLRLEMENEYLVAFEDGAPVATTPDVIAVLERRSLQAISCDRATRGSEVVALHLPGPAFWRDAPRLDAVAPRAFGIDVDPVLLPAAVSP; this is translated from the coding sequence GTGCTGCTGACCGCGTCCGACGTGCCTGCGCTGGTCCGCGGCGCGGCCCTGTTCGGTTCGGGCGGCGGTGGTGACACGCAGGACACGGCGATCTTGCTGAGCCGTTCGATGGGCCAGGGGGTGGAACTCCTCGATCCCGAGCACGCGCCGGACGACACGGTCGTGGTCCCCGTCGGGCTGGTCGGGGCGACGATCGTGCTGGCCGAGGAACTGCCGGGCGGCGCGGAGTTCACGACGGCCCTGCGCGCCGTGGAACGCTGGACGGGAACGCGCGCGCAGGCCCTCGCGAGCATCGAGGCGGCAGGGGCGAACGCGCTGACGGCCCTGCTGGTCGCGACGGACGTGGGGCTCCCCGTCGTCGACGTGGACCTCTGCGGCCGGGCCCTGCCCCGCCTGGACCAGTTCTCGATCGCGGTGGACGGCCTGCCGTTGACGCCGTTGGTGCTGTGCCCGCCGGGTGGCTCGCTCGTCGTGCTCGACCACGCCCGACCGGCCCAGGTCGAGCGGACGGTCCGCAGCGTCCTGGGGTCCAGTGGTGGCTGGGCGGCGGTGGCCTTCCCACCGATGTCCCTGGAGGTGCTGCGTCGCAGCGGGACACCGACGACGACCCGGCGCTGCCTCGACGTGGGACGGCGACTGCTGGACCTTCCGGAGGCCGCCGCACCCGCACGGCTGGAGGCGGCGACGGGAGGTCGCGTGCTGGGCGCGGGGCGCGTCGTCGAGGTGGTGCGCAGTTCCGCGCGGGGTTTCGGCCGCGGCAGCCTGACGTTGCGCGATCGGCGGACTTCCGGGTTGCTGCGGTTGGAGATGGAGAACGAGTACCTCGTGGCCTTCGAGGACGGTGCCCCGGTGGCCACGACCCCGGACGTCATCGCCGTGCTGGAACGGCGCAGTCTGCAGGCGATCTCGTGCGACCGGGCGACCCGTGGGTCGGAGGTCGTCGCCCTGCACCTGCCGGGTCCCGCGTTCTGGCGGGACGCACCGCGGTTGGACGCGGTGGCTCCCCGGGCGTTCGGCATCGACGTCGATCCCGTCCTCCTCCCCGCGGCGGTGTCGCCGTGA
- a CDS encoding DUF917 domain-containing protein, which produces MSDPTGGHRLQRLRIEDLADVARGAAVLGTGGGGDPHIGELLARSAVRRHGPVELTALAELPDDAVVLPVAMMGAPTVMVEKLPSTEQVGRAVEVLTRHLGLRVTHIACDEAGGVNSLIPVVAAAELGLPLVDADGMGRAFPELQMTLPTLYGIKGTPMSIVDEKGNAGIFETIDNTWAERLARTATVEMGCSAMISNYAMSGAEARRSLVPGTLSLAAAIGRTITAAKGSDDPVAPVVDHLGGRLLFTGKVVDVARRTTTGFARGEARLEGTAEFTGSTLLLQFQNENLVAERDGELVATVPDLISTLDLASGEAVTTETLRFGHRVAVIASPCDPRWRSDAGLALAGPRVFGYDVEPVLIDLAAGVPA; this is translated from the coding sequence GTGTCTGATCCGACGGGGGGACACCGGTTGCAGCGGCTGAGGATCGAGGACCTCGCCGACGTCGCGCGCGGCGCCGCCGTCCTCGGGACGGGTGGGGGCGGCGACCCGCACATCGGGGAACTGCTGGCCCGCTCCGCGGTGCGCAGGCACGGTCCGGTCGAACTCACCGCCCTGGCGGAACTGCCCGACGACGCCGTGGTGCTGCCCGTCGCGATGATGGGTGCCCCGACGGTCATGGTCGAGAAGCTCCCCTCGACCGAGCAGGTGGGCCGGGCCGTCGAGGTCCTCACCCGCCACCTCGGCCTGCGAGTCACCCACATCGCCTGCGACGAGGCGGGTGGGGTGAACTCGCTGATCCCGGTCGTCGCCGCGGCGGAACTCGGTCTCCCCCTGGTCGACGCCGACGGCATGGGCCGGGCGTTCCCGGAACTCCAGATGACCCTGCCGACGCTCTACGGGATCAAGGGGACCCCGATGTCCATCGTGGACGAGAAGGGCAACGCCGGGATCTTCGAGACGATCGACAACACCTGGGCCGAACGCCTGGCCCGGACCGCGACGGTCGAGATGGGGTGCTCGGCGATGATCAGCAACTACGCCATGTCCGGCGCGGAGGCCCGGCGGTCGCTGGTGCCCGGAACCCTGTCACTGGCCGCCGCCATCGGACGGACCATCACGGCGGCCAAGGGGTCCGACGACCCCGTCGCCCCCGTCGTGGACCACCTCGGCGGCCGCCTGCTGTTCACCGGCAAGGTGGTCGACGTGGCGCGGCGGACCACCACGGGCTTCGCCCGGGGCGAGGCGCGGCTGGAAGGGACGGCGGAGTTCACCGGCTCGACCCTGCTGCTGCAGTTCCAGAACGAGAACCTGGTGGCCGAACGGGACGGTGAGCTCGTCGCGACGGTCCCCGACCTCATCAGCACCCTCGACCTCGCGAGCGGGGAGGCCGTCACCACCGAGACGTTGCGCTTCGGCCACCGGGTCGCCGTCATCGCCTCGCCCTGCGACCCGCGCTGGCGCAGCGACGCCGGACTGGCCCTGGCCGGGCCGCGGGTGTTCGGCTACGACGTGGAACCCGTCCTGATCGACCTGGCGGCGGGGGTGCCGGCGTGA
- a CDS encoding putative protein N(5)-glutamine methyltransferase, which produces MELEDVVARLRAAGCVFAEREAELLLATADPERLVLRRIAGERLEDVLGWAEFVGLRFTVAPGVFVPRHRSEFLVEIAVARTRPGDVVLDVGCGTGALGGALRARVPGVELHATDVDPAAVACARENLPGADVFPGDLFGGVPEGLRVDVLLANVPYVPSSEIAHLPPEMREGELRSALDGGADGLDVLRRVLAGLDGVLSGRGISLSELDEDQVPAAVELIPAGFSAEVFADTSDEDDGSRVVVWSRAPTGEARRR; this is translated from the coding sequence GTGGAGCTGGAGGACGTCGTCGCCCGGCTGCGCGCCGCGGGGTGCGTGTTCGCCGAGCGCGAGGCAGAGCTGCTCCTCGCGACGGCGGACCCCGAACGGCTCGTGCTGCGACGGATCGCCGGCGAACGGCTCGAGGACGTCCTGGGGTGGGCGGAGTTCGTCGGGCTGCGGTTCACCGTCGCCCCCGGCGTCTTCGTCCCCCGCCACCGCAGCGAGTTCCTCGTCGAGATCGCCGTGGCCCGGACCAGACCCGGTGACGTGGTGCTCGACGTGGGCTGCGGGACCGGAGCACTCGGAGGCGCGTTGCGCGCCCGCGTCCCGGGGGTCGAACTGCACGCCACCGACGTCGACCCCGCGGCCGTCGCCTGCGCCCGGGAGAACCTGCCGGGTGCCGACGTCTTCCCCGGCGACCTCTTCGGCGGAGTTCCCGAGGGCCTGCGGGTGGACGTCCTGCTCGCCAACGTCCCCTACGTCCCGAGTTCCGAGATCGCCCACCTCCCGCCGGAGATGCGGGAGGGCGAGCTGCGTTCCGCCCTGGACGGGGGCGCCGACGGCCTCGACGTGCTGCGGCGGGTCCTCGCCGGTCTCGACGGGGTCCTGTCCGGGCGCGGAATCTCGTTGAGCGAACTCGACGAGGACCAGGTCCCGGCCGCGGTGGAACTCATCCCCGCGGGTTTCTCGGCCGAGGTGTTCGCCGACACCTCGGACGAGGACGACGGGTCGCGCGTCGTGGTCTGGAGCCGCGCACCGACCGGCGAGGCACGCCGGCGCTGA
- a CDS encoding purine-cytosine permease family protein → MATASAVDDHALGRVPDTARYSWWSVAVQRFGQMSALSQFLLGATLGFGMTFWNAFLAFTLGAVILEVVAVFVGIIGAREGMSTSMVARWLGFGRGGSALIGLAIGISLIGWFGIQSAVSAQGLAATLGVLPAWGWSLLFGLVVTAICVAGFDKMAWTAYVTVPLFLVLVGWAIIGELLSHDVGTLISQAAPGPQISVAAGTTIVAGGFIVGAVVTPDMTRFNRSTADVVKQTLVGVTLGEYVIGMAGVLLAHAVGSDQITTILTSSVGWVGVLIVVLGTVKINDWNLYSSGLGVVNFIGTLTGRPVNRALTTAVLGVVGSLLAAGGILGRLTDFLTILGVVFPPIAGIMVAEYFVVKRWRGVLESSRADGGAVPSTSPTWVPATLAVWLVASLIGHFVTVGLGSVNSLVVGFVLYVVAGKTGLLREVGSSRTTDGESTAAVENTPAPA, encoded by the coding sequence ATGGCCACTGCTTCCGCCGTCGACGACCACGCCCTGGGGCGTGTGCCCGACACCGCCCGGTACTCGTGGTGGTCCGTCGCCGTGCAGCGCTTCGGACAGATGTCGGCGCTGAGCCAGTTCCTGCTGGGCGCCACCCTGGGTTTCGGCATGACGTTCTGGAACGCGTTCCTGGCCTTCACCCTCGGTGCCGTGATCCTTGAGGTCGTCGCCGTCTTCGTGGGGATCATCGGGGCGCGCGAGGGGATGTCGACCTCGATGGTGGCGCGCTGGCTCGGTTTCGGCCGCGGCGGCTCCGCCCTCATCGGGCTCGCCATCGGCATCAGCCTGATCGGCTGGTTCGGCATCCAGTCCGCCGTCTCGGCCCAGGGGCTCGCCGCGACGTTGGGCGTCCTGCCGGCGTGGGGCTGGTCGCTGCTGTTCGGTCTCGTCGTCACCGCGATCTGCGTCGCCGGTTTCGACAAGATGGCCTGGACCGCCTACGTCACCGTCCCCCTGTTCCTGGTCCTCGTCGGCTGGGCGATCATCGGTGAACTCCTCAGCCACGACGTCGGCACCCTGATCTCGCAGGCCGCCCCCGGACCGCAGATCAGCGTCGCGGCGGGTACGACCATCGTCGCCGGCGGTTTCATCGTGGGTGCCGTCGTGACCCCCGACATGACGCGGTTCAACCGCAGCACCGCGGACGTCGTCAAACAGACCCTCGTCGGTGTGACCCTGGGTGAGTACGTCATCGGGATGGCCGGGGTCCTGCTCGCCCACGCCGTCGGCAGCGACCAGATCACGACCATCCTGACGTCCTCCGTCGGCTGGGTCGGCGTCCTCATCGTCGTCCTCGGCACCGTGAAGATCAACGACTGGAACCTCTACTCCTCGGGTCTGGGCGTCGTGAACTTCATCGGGACGCTGACCGGGAGGCCCGTCAACCGTGCGCTCACCACGGCCGTCCTCGGGGTCGTCGGATCGCTGCTCGCGGCCGGCGGCATCCTCGGTCGCCTCACCGACTTCCTGACGATCCTCGGCGTCGTCTTCCCGCCCATCGCGGGGATCATGGTCGCGGAGTACTTCGTCGTGAAGCGCTGGCGGGGGGTCCTCGAGTCCTCCCGCGCCGACGGCGGTGCGGTGCCGTCCACGTCGCCGACCTGGGTCCCGGCCACCCTCGCCGTGTGGCTGGTCGCCTCACTGATCGGGCACTTCGTCACCGTCGGCCTGGGCAGCGTGAACTCGCTCGTCGTCGGTTTCGTCCTCTACGTCGTCGCCGGGAAGACCGGGTTGCTGCGCGAGGTCGGCAGCAGCCGTACCACCGACGGCGAGTCGACCGCCGCCGTCGAGAACACCCCCGCCCCGGCCTGA
- a CDS encoding DUF917 domain-containing protein, whose product MNWILDESHLPDLARGAALLGTGGGGDPYIGRLLVQEAIREHGPITVLDPDGLDDDLFIVPTAMMGAPTVMVEKVPRGSEPVVALRRLEKHLGRTAGATMPIECGGLNSMIPLLVAARTGLPVVDADGMGRAFPELQMETFSVYGVHGSPMVVASDREETVLIETGADDVRMERLSRAVTIQFGGAALIAEYPMSGADAKRTAVPRTLSLALGAGRTIREAREAHADPVQALQEFFATTIYRHLRVLFRGKVSDVERRTTGGFARGSTLMTGPDGGTLVLQFQNEHLIARRDGEVVCVVPDLICVLDDSTGEPITTEGLRYGQRVVVVGISTPDLMRTPAALATFGPAAFGLDLAFTPVEELSAVPVG is encoded by the coding sequence GTGAACTGGATCCTCGACGAGTCCCACCTGCCCGACCTGGCGCGCGGGGCGGCCCTGCTCGGCACCGGCGGCGGCGGGGACCCCTACATCGGACGCCTGCTCGTCCAGGAGGCGATCCGCGAGCACGGGCCGATCACCGTCCTCGACCCCGACGGCCTCGACGACGACCTGTTCATCGTGCCCACCGCGATGATGGGCGCTCCGACGGTCATGGTCGAGAAGGTGCCCCGCGGCAGCGAACCCGTCGTGGCGTTGCGCCGCCTCGAGAAGCACCTGGGCCGCACCGCGGGGGCCACGATGCCGATCGAGTGCGGCGGGCTGAACTCGATGATCCCGCTGCTCGTCGCAGCCCGCACCGGCCTGCCCGTCGTCGACGCCGACGGCATGGGCCGCGCGTTCCCGGAACTGCAGATGGAGACGTTCAGCGTCTACGGCGTGCACGGTTCCCCCATGGTCGTCGCCAGCGACCGGGAGGAGACGGTGCTCATCGAGACCGGCGCCGACGACGTGCGCATGGAACGGCTCTCCCGGGCCGTCACGATCCAGTTCGGTGGGGCCGCTCTGATCGCCGAGTACCCGATGAGCGGGGCCGACGCGAAGCGCACGGCGGTGCCGAGGACGCTCTCCCTGGCGCTCGGGGCCGGACGGACCATCCGCGAGGCCCGCGAGGCCCACGCGGATCCGGTGCAGGCCCTGCAGGAGTTCTTCGCGACGACGATCTACCGCCACCTGCGTGTCCTGTTCCGTGGGAAGGTGAGCGACGTCGAGCGGCGCACGACGGGAGGTTTCGCCCGGGGTTCGACCCTGATGACGGGTCCCGACGGCGGGACGCTGGTACTGCAGTTCCAGAACGAGCACCTCATCGCCCGCCGGGACGGCGAGGTCGTCTGCGTGGTGCCGGACCTCATCTGCGTCCTCGACGACTCCACGGGGGAACCCATCACCACGGAGGGTCTGCGCTACGGACAGCGGGTCGTGGTGGTCGGGATCTCGACGCCGGACCTGATGCGCACCCCGGCGGCGCTCGCGACGTTCGGGCCGGCGGCGTTCGGGCTGGACCTGGCGTTCACCCCGGTCGAGGAACTGTCCGCCGTTCCCGTCGGCTGA